The proteins below are encoded in one region of Telopea speciosissima isolate NSW1024214 ecotype Mountain lineage chromosome 10, Tspe_v1, whole genome shotgun sequence:
- the LOC122641820 gene encoding uncharacterized protein LOC122641820, with protein MAEEGKPDAQLFQLLSHLLQEVESLTNEKEVELRAKIEALGLEVSKVPSKPSEHLDELEIAKELDKLSAKLDDVDEMISSTMALDPQVRSLLSSTADEWMPVITATSDERRTFTVPVEDGNCGNRGKNPD; from the exons ATGGCTGAAGAAGGGAAACCAGATGCTCAGCTCTTTCAGCTCCTCTCGCATCTCCTTCAAGAG GTAGAATCATTAACCAATGAAAAAGAAGTTGAATTGCGTGCAAAAATTGAAGCACTTGGATTGGAGGTTAGCAAAGTGCCATCAAAACCATCTGAGCATCTTGATGAG CTGGAAATAGCCAAGGAGTTGGACAAATTATCAGCAAAGTTGGATGATGTAGATGAGATGATATCCTCAACAATGGCTTTAGACCCGCAGGTGCGATCTCTTTTGAGTAGTACTGCCGATGAATGGATGCCGGTCATAACAGCTACTTCTGATGAAAGGCGTACTTTTACAGTGCCTGTTGAAGATGGTAACTGTGGAAACCGAGGGAAGAATCCTGACTGA